DNA from Halogeometricum sp. S1BR25-6:
CGGGGGTTCGCGGACGAGAACCGCGGCGAACGCCCCGACTACTGGGTCGGCGAAAACTACTTCGACGTCTGCGAGCGAGCTGGTGGCTCCGTCTGCGACGGCGTCGTGGCGGGACTCCGGGCGGTGCTGGACGGCTCCCGGGAGCGGTTCCGGTTCGAGTATCCGTGCCACGGCCCGTCGGAACAGCGCTGGTCCGCGCTCGACGCCGTCCGGTTCCGTCACGGAACGGACCACTACCTGCTCCTCTGTCACTTCGACGTCACCGAGCAGAAGCGGAACGAGTCGCTGGCGGAGGCGCGGTCCGAACAACTGGAGACGCTTCTCGGCATCCTGACTCACGACGTGCGGAACCCGCTGAACGTGATCGAGGGGTACGCCGAACTCCTGGCTACCGAGTCCGACGGCGACAGCGCCGAACTGGACGCGATTCGACGGGCGGCCGCCCGAATCACCGAGATAACCGAGACGGCCCTGGAGTTCGCGCGAACGGGTGCGACGGCGCGGATAGAACCGCTCAGCGTCGGCGAGGTGGCCGCCGAGGCGTGGGACAACGTCGCAACCGGGGATGCGACGCTGGAGGCTCGCCCCCTCCCGAGGGTGCACGGCGACAGGCGACTCCTGTCGCACCTGTTCGAGAACCTGTTTCGGAACGCCGTCGAACACGGGGACGCCGACTGCGCGGTGACCGTCGGTCCGCTTCTCGACGGATTCTACGTGGAGGACGACGGGTCGGGACTTCCGGGAGAGATCCGCGAGAAAGCGCGCCGAGCCGACTTCTCCACGCAGGGCGCCGGCGGCTTGGGGCTGGCCATCGTTCAGTCGGTCGCCCGGCTACACGGCGGAACGCTGCGGATCACCGACGCGTGCGGCGGCGGCGCCCGATTCGAGGTCACGGGGTTCGACATCGCTCCCGGAGACCCCGCGCCCGACGCCGCCGGCGCCTCCGAGTAGCCGTACCGTACCGGAGTCGCTACCGCCGACTGCCGGGTTGGGGGTCGACGTGCGCGGGCGCCATCAGGTCCTCGACGTCGCTGTCGTCCAACCACTCGACCAGTTTCACCAACTGGTCGGTCGCCGCCTCGAACAGTCGTTTCCCCGCCTCGGGCGTCGCGTCCGTCTGGTCGCCGAACGCGCCGTTCTCCGAGTTCTCGACGGCGTCGAAAAAGGTGCGCGCGCCGTGCGTCATGTAGTTCGGCGAGTCGTCGAGGTCGACGAGGCCGCCGTCGCGGGCGTCTTCGAGGCGGTCCTCGCGGACGAGTTCGCCCGCGACGTGCATGATCATCGCCGTCTCCTTCGGGCCGGCGTGGGGGCCGTTGCGCTCGAACACCTCGTCGACGAGGTCCGGGATGGACTCGTCCCACATCCACTCGATGGCGTACATCGTCCCGTCGTCGCGGAGGCGGCGGCCCACCTCGCGGAGGTGCTGGACGTTGCCGCCGTGGGCGTTCACGTAGACGACGCGGTCGATTCCGTGGTACGCGAGGTTGCGCGTCATCGACTCCACGTAGTCGCGGAACTGCGGCGGGTCGACCCACATCGTCCCGTGGAACTGCCGGTGGTGGGGGCTGACGCCGACGTTCACCGTCGGCGCGCAGAGCACCTCCGTCCGGTCTGCCGCCGCCCGCGCGAGCGACTCGGCGATGAGGTGGTCGGTCGCGAGGGGGAGATGCGGGCCGTGCTGTTCGGTCGAACCGAGCGGAATCAACGCGACGGACTCCTCGGCGACGTAGTCCCCGAGTTCGGGCCACGTCTGGTCTGCGACGTACATCTACTCGGAGAGACTGCGAGAAGGGAGAAGAAAGTACGTGAGCCGGCGCGGTTGTCGGGGTTCCGATAGCCGACACCGGCTACCGTCCGAACGTCTCCTCCTCCATCCGCCGCAGTTCGATGCGGCGGATCTTCCCCGAGGACGTCTTCGGCAGTTCGTCGACGAACTCCACCCTCCGGGGATACTTGTACGGCGCCGTCTCCCGCTTCATGAACTCCTGTATTTCCTCGACAAGTTCCTCGGACCCCTCGTAGCCCTCGCCGAGGACGACGTACGCCTTCACCACGTCGCCGCGTTCCTCGTGCGGGGAGGCGACGGCGGCCGCCTCCGCGACAGCGGCGTGGGAGACGAGGGCGTCCTCCACCTCGAACGGGCCGATACGGTACCCCGCCGAGATGATGATGTCGTCGGCGCGGCCCTCGAAGAAGAAGAAGCCGTCCTCGTCGCGCGAGGCCAAATCGCCCGTGCGGTAGTACTCCCCGGAGAACGTCTTTCTGTCGAGGTCGTCGCGCTCGTAGTAGCCGTCGAAGATGCCCGGACAGCCGACGGGGACGGCTATCTCGCCGATTTCGCCCGGTCCGAGTTCCTCTTCGTCGTCGCCGATTATCGTCGTCCCGAGGCCGGGCGTCGGCCGGCCCATGCTCCCCGGTTTGACCTCGACGCCGGGGTAGTTCGTCACGAGCGCCACCGTCTCCGTCTGGCCGTAGCCGTCGCGCGGCGTAACGCCGAACGCCGACTCCAAGGCGTCGATGGGTTCGCGGTTCAGCGGTTCGCCCGCCGAGAGCGCCGCCCGCAGGTCGATGTCGTACCCCGAGAGGTCGACCTGCGAGAACATTCGGTACTGCGTCGGCACGGCGCACAGGCGCGTGACGCCCTCGTCGGCCATCACCGAGAGGAACGCCTCGGGGTCGAAATCGCCGTCGT
Protein-coding regions in this window:
- a CDS encoding sensor histidine kinase, with amino-acid sequence MDQLDNLGRAGIDALPVEAAIVDAEGTILLVNEPWRGFADENRGERPDYWVGENYFDVCERAGGSVCDGVVAGLRAVLDGSRERFRFEYPCHGPSEQRWSALDAVRFRHGTDHYLLLCHFDVTEQKRNESLAEARSEQLETLLGILTHDVRNPLNVIEGYAELLATESDGDSAELDAIRRAAARITEITETALEFARTGATARIEPLSVGEVAAEAWDNVATGDATLEARPLPRVHGDRRLLSHLFENLFRNAVEHGDADCAVTVGPLLDGFYVEDDGSGLPGEIREKARRADFSTQGAGGLGLAIVQSVARLHGGTLRITDACGGGARFEVTGFDIAPGDPAPDAAGASE
- a CDS encoding creatininase family protein, whose protein sequence is MYVADQTWPELGDYVAEESVALIPLGSTEQHGPHLPLATDHLIAESLARAAADRTEVLCAPTVNVGVSPHHRQFHGTMWVDPPQFRDYVESMTRNLAYHGIDRVVYVNAHGGNVQHLREVGRRLRDDGTMYAIEWMWDESIPDLVDEVFERNGPHAGPKETAMIMHVAGELVREDRLEDARDGGLVDLDDSPNYMTHGARTFFDAVENSENGAFGDQTDATPEAGKRLFEAATDQLVKLVEWLDDSDVEDLMAPAHVDPQPGSRR
- a CDS encoding acyl-CoA synthetase, with product MALSYDDAVGEFEWDVPEGYSLPGVIESHAASFGDRVALRFRDADGRREERTYADLRDDANRFSNALAEMGVEKGDRVMHLVPRHPDVFAVQLGALKRGGLLVPCSSMLKPKDIAYRANDCEASTVVAHESLTGMVDAVRGETPLEQFVVLGDGNEGESSDGDGEGWETFASLVEGRKTAHDGPELGASDPMSINYTSGTTGQPKPVMHRHRWMRCFELVNAPYWWGVTADGVVPPGETEEPADLEEELLWATTGTGWAKWFWSPVGVGLTTGATQLLYDGDFDPEAFLSVMADEGVTRLCAVPTQYRMFSQVDLSGYDIDLRAALSAGEPLNREPIDALESAFGVTPRDGYGQTETVALVTNYPGVEVKPGSMGRPTPGLGTTIIGDDEEELGPGEIGEIAVPVGCPGIFDGYYERDDLDRKTFSGEYYRTGDLASRDEDGFFFFEGRADDIIISAGYRIGPFEVEDALVSHAAVAEAAAVASPHEERGDVVKAYVVLGEGYEGSEELVEEIQEFMKRETAPYKYPRRVEFVDELPKTSSGKIRRIELRRMEEETFGR